A genomic segment from Hyalangium gracile encodes:
- a CDS encoding choice-of-anchor X domain-containing protein produces MAVNSPAPAPASRSRRALWLLALVPLMLGGLWWGGGAEEPGPDEAAGASSTPAPSRSSGSGAAKSVVAAAPVAPGKGPAPAAPSRSREEEEREAKRALWEKRLERAKFSLESYVAGTRYPPESRPIREHPDQEQLASPERTQPLERDSSDVQLKLKQEKVFVAGDEVVHFYVGCENVSRQPLPCQVTNASAHEAEHALGGQAPLAAVPLSFVDDGTQGDVLARDGTSTASFQPSKQGFPMFSGTLRVSFQVRSGSAEGSAFFDILYTPAPPARFTGKVREAVEHGSLHLYLGLQVRTAGRYVVAGRVDDEAGMPFAYVSFNEELPAGAQEVEFVVFGKLILDEAPTFPLKLRDVEGFLLKERGDPDRELLNTLQGYVHTTREYPTTVFSAEEWQSEERSRYINRFTEDVKEAQQELDALAGRPGSP; encoded by the coding sequence ATGGCTGTGAACTCCCCCGCTCCTGCTCCTGCCTCCCGTTCACGTCGCGCGCTGTGGCTGCTGGCGCTCGTGCCGCTCATGCTCGGCGGGCTGTGGTGGGGCGGGGGGGCGGAGGAGCCCGGGCCGGACGAGGCGGCAGGTGCCTCGTCCACGCCGGCGCCCTCTCGGTCCTCGGGCTCGGGAGCAGCCAAGTCCGTTGTAGCCGCTGCTCCCGTGGCTCCTGGCAAGGGGCCGGCTCCGGCGGCGCCGTCTCGTTCCCGAGAGGAAGAGGAGCGCGAGGCGAAGCGCGCGCTGTGGGAGAAGCGGCTCGAGCGGGCGAAGTTCTCGCTCGAGTCGTACGTCGCGGGCACGCGCTACCCGCCCGAGTCCCGGCCCATCCGCGAGCATCCGGATCAGGAGCAGCTGGCCTCGCCGGAGCGCACGCAGCCGCTCGAGCGCGACAGCTCGGATGTGCAGCTCAAGCTGAAGCAGGAGAAGGTCTTCGTCGCCGGGGACGAGGTGGTGCACTTCTACGTCGGCTGCGAGAACGTCTCCCGCCAGCCGCTGCCCTGCCAGGTGACGAACGCCTCGGCGCACGAGGCCGAGCATGCGCTGGGCGGCCAGGCGCCCCTGGCGGCGGTTCCGCTGTCCTTCGTGGACGATGGCACCCAGGGAGATGTGCTGGCCCGGGATGGAACGTCCACCGCGAGCTTCCAGCCGTCGAAGCAGGGCTTCCCGATGTTCTCGGGCACGCTGCGCGTCTCGTTCCAGGTGCGCTCGGGCAGTGCCGAGGGGAGCGCCTTCTTCGACATCCTTTATACGCCGGCGCCGCCGGCGCGCTTCACTGGCAAGGTACGCGAGGCGGTGGAGCATGGCTCGCTCCACCTCTATCTGGGGCTCCAGGTGCGCACGGCCGGCCGCTACGTGGTGGCGGGGCGCGTGGATGACGAGGCGGGAATGCCCTTCGCCTACGTCTCCTTCAACGAGGAGCTCCCGGCGGGGGCGCAGGAGGTGGAGTTCGTGGTGTTCGGCAAGCTCATCCTCGACGAGGCGCCCACCTTCCCGTTGAAGCTGCGCGATGTGGAGGGCTTCCTGCTCAAGGAGCGCGGAGATCCGGACCGCGAGCTGCTGAACACGCTGCAGGGCTATGTGCACACCACGCGCGAGTACCCCACGACGGTCTTCTCCGCCGAGGAGTGGCAGAGCGAGGAGCGCTCCCGCTACATCAACCGGTTCACCGAGGACGTGAAGGAAGCCCAGCAGGAGCTGGATGCCCTCGCGGGGCGGCCGGGTTCTCCCTGA
- a CDS encoding SRPBCC family protein has protein sequence MSSTRIRRHMKAPREVVYRALIDARAVATWKVPPGMSCHVHEFDAREGGRFRISLTYDAPTDTGKTTSQTDTYHGHFARLVPNEQVVEVLEFETDNPAMRGEMTITTTLSDVDGGTELLAVHDGLPSGLAPEDNELGWRLSLDQLAALVEAG, from the coding sequence ATGAGCTCGACCCGCATCCGCCGCCACATGAAAGCCCCCCGGGAAGTCGTCTATCGCGCGCTCATCGATGCACGCGCGGTGGCGACATGGAAGGTGCCGCCCGGCATGAGCTGCCACGTGCATGAGTTCGACGCCCGCGAAGGGGGCCGGTTCCGCATCTCCCTCACGTACGACGCGCCCACCGACACCGGCAAGACGACCTCGCAGACCGACACGTACCACGGCCACTTCGCCAGGCTCGTCCCCAACGAGCAGGTGGTCGAGGTGCTCGAGTTCGAGACGGACAACCCCGCGATGCGCGGCGAGATGACGATCACCACGACGCTCTCCGATGTGGACGGAGGCACCGAGCTCCTCGCCGTGCACGACGGGTTGCCGAGTGGCCTGGCCCCCGAAGACAACGAGCTCGGCTGGCGGTTGTCACTCGACCAGCTCGCCGCGCTCGTCGAGGCGGGCTAG
- a CDS encoding aminotransferase class I/II-fold pyridoxal phosphate-dependent enzyme, with protein MRIPDFKLERYFARWEFSAPYLLCTSDIEGWRMADLLALADPEARARWESLTLGYTESTGLPALREAIAGLYPGVAAEQVLTFAGAEEAVFVLVNVLLGAGDHAVVTWPGYQSLYEVARATGAEVTLLPLREEDGWALDMDAVRRALRPNTRLMVVNFPHNPTGSLPEPAVFEELCALAEERGVYLLSDEVYRLLELAPARTLPAAVERTARGVSLGVMSKAFGLAGLRVGWLACRDAELLRRCAAYKDYTTICNSAPSEVLALIALRAREQVLARSRAILEENLKRLDAFFARHAETFRWVRPRAGSVAFPRLLRDMPVATFCQELVEREGVLLLPGDVYEFPGNHFRMGLGRTQLPEALARLERFCEATFR; from the coding sequence GTGCGCATCCCTGACTTCAAGCTGGAGCGGTACTTCGCGCGGTGGGAGTTCTCCGCGCCCTACCTGCTGTGCACCTCGGACATCGAGGGCTGGCGCATGGCGGACCTGCTGGCGCTGGCGGACCCCGAGGCCCGGGCGCGCTGGGAGTCACTGACGCTCGGCTACACCGAGTCCACCGGCCTGCCGGCCCTGCGCGAGGCCATCGCGGGGCTCTACCCGGGGGTGGCCGCCGAGCAGGTGCTGACGTTCGCCGGCGCGGAGGAGGCGGTGTTCGTCCTGGTGAACGTGCTGCTGGGGGCGGGGGACCACGCGGTGGTGACGTGGCCGGGCTACCAGTCCTTATATGAGGTGGCGCGGGCGACGGGGGCGGAGGTGACGCTTCTGCCGCTGCGCGAGGAGGACGGCTGGGCGCTGGATATGGACGCCGTGCGCCGGGCGCTCCGGCCGAACACGCGGCTGATGGTGGTGAACTTCCCGCACAACCCGACGGGCTCGTTGCCGGAGCCGGCCGTGTTCGAGGAATTGTGCGCGCTGGCCGAGGAGCGCGGGGTGTACCTGCTGTCGGACGAGGTGTACCGCCTGCTGGAGCTGGCTCCGGCGCGTACGCTGCCGGCGGCGGTGGAGCGAACCGCGCGGGGCGTGAGCCTGGGGGTGATGTCCAAGGCCTTCGGGCTGGCGGGGCTGCGGGTGGGCTGGCTGGCGTGCCGGGACGCGGAGCTGCTGCGTCGGTGCGCGGCCTACAAGGACTACACCACCATCTGCAACAGCGCTCCGAGCGAGGTGCTGGCGCTCATCGCCCTGCGGGCCCGGGAGCAGGTGCTCGCGCGCAGCCGCGCCATCCTGGAGGAGAACCTGAAGCGGCTGGATGCCTTCTTCGCGCGCCATGCGGAGACGTTCCGCTGGGTGCGGCCTCGGGCGGGCAGCGTGGCCTTCCCGCGCCTGCTGCGGGACATGCCGGTGGCCACCTTCTGCCAGGAGCTCGTGGAGCGCGAGGGCGTGCTGCTGCTGCCGGGGGATGTGTACGAGTTTCCGGGCAACCACTTTCGCATGGGGCTCGGGAGGACCCAGTTGCCGGAGGCGCTCGCGCGGCTGGAGCGCTTCTGCGAGGCGACGTTCCGCTGA
- a CDS encoding TlpA disulfide reductase family protein, producing the protein MALDDEHYVPLTLLDPDGGWINSPVHVSQLHGRPVLLHFWSMDCESCVGQLAQVQEWIRDYGPRGLVVIGVDVTHSEAELRDTNAVEAFARRYGLRHPIAVDDGSMAQAYGVDSHPGYLVFDTQGILRLNAFTPEQLRDVRMILERLTGPDANTGAFAP; encoded by the coding sequence ATGGCCTTGGATGATGAGCACTACGTCCCCCTCACGCTGCTCGATCCGGATGGGGGCTGGATCAACTCCCCTGTCCACGTCTCGCAGCTGCACGGTCGCCCGGTCCTCCTCCACTTCTGGTCCATGGACTGCGAGTCCTGCGTGGGCCAGCTCGCCCAGGTCCAGGAGTGGATACGCGACTACGGCCCCCGGGGGCTCGTGGTCATCGGCGTGGACGTGACGCACTCGGAGGCCGAGCTGAGGGACACCAACGCCGTGGAGGCCTTCGCGCGCCGCTACGGGCTGCGCCACCCCATCGCGGTGGATGATGGCTCCATGGCCCAGGCCTACGGCGTGGACTCGCACCCCGGCTACCTGGTCTTCGACACGCAGGGCATCCTCCGGCTGAACGCCTTCACGCCCGAGCAGCTGCGCGATGTCCGGATGATTCTCGAGCGCCTCACCGGGCCCGACGCGAACACCGGAGCGTTCGCCCCCTGA
- a CDS encoding SDR family NAD(P)-dependent oxidoreductase → MAERHTKESTGFTLGTLTAAGIGAALGLRALLRPRMSFKDKTVLITGGSRGLGLILARDFAKEGARVAICGRDEATLERALADLERLGAEVLAVPCDVKDPVQVEAMVAAVHERFGAVDVLVNNAGIIQTGPLESMTMEDFKEAIETHLWAPLYATLAVLPEMKRRGEGRIVNISSIGGKLGVPHMVPYSASKFALVGLSDGMRAELAQDGILVTTVCPGLMRTGSPPNATFKGDHEKEYAWFFVSDSLPGFSMNAERAARKIVEACRRGDAEVLVGLPAKLGVLARALAPNLTASLLAYVNRWLPQESSQERFTGSQSETPLTRSWLTELSRRAAERNNETEVSIH, encoded by the coding sequence ATGGCCGAGCGCCACACCAAGGAGTCCACCGGTTTCACCCTGGGCACACTGACCGCGGCCGGAATCGGCGCCGCGCTCGGCCTCCGGGCCCTGCTGCGCCCGCGGATGAGCTTCAAGGACAAGACGGTGCTCATCACCGGCGGCTCGCGAGGCCTGGGCCTCATCCTCGCCCGCGACTTCGCGAAGGAAGGGGCGCGGGTGGCCATCTGCGGCCGGGACGAGGCCACGCTCGAGCGGGCGCTGGCGGACCTGGAGCGCCTGGGCGCGGAGGTGCTCGCGGTCCCCTGCGACGTGAAGGACCCGGTGCAGGTGGAGGCCATGGTCGCCGCGGTGCACGAGCGCTTCGGCGCGGTGGATGTGCTGGTGAACAACGCCGGCATCATCCAGACGGGCCCGCTCGAGTCCATGACGATGGAGGACTTCAAGGAGGCCATCGAGACGCACCTGTGGGCCCCGCTGTACGCCACGCTGGCGGTGCTGCCGGAGATGAAGCGGCGCGGCGAGGGCCGCATCGTCAACATCTCCTCCATCGGCGGGAAGCTCGGCGTGCCGCACATGGTGCCCTACAGCGCCAGCAAGTTCGCGCTGGTGGGCCTGTCGGACGGCATGCGCGCGGAGCTGGCGCAGGACGGCATCCTGGTGACGACGGTGTGTCCCGGCCTGATGCGCACCGGCAGCCCGCCCAACGCCACCTTCAAGGGTGACCACGAGAAGGAGTACGCGTGGTTCTTCGTGAGCGACTCGCTGCCCGGCTTCTCCATGAACGCCGAGCGCGCGGCGCGGAAGATCGTCGAGGCGTGCCGACGCGGAGACGCCGAGGTGCTCGTCGGCCTGCCGGCGAAGCTCGGGGTGCTGGCGCGCGCGCTCGCGCCCAACCTCACCGCGTCCCTGCTGGCGTACGTGAACCGGTGGCTGCCGCAGGAGAGCTCCCAGGAGCGCTTCACCGGTAGCCAGAGCGAGACGCCGCTCACGCGCTCGTGGCTCACGGAGCTGTCTCGCCGGGCCGCCGAGCGCAACAACGAGACGGAGGTCTCCATCCACTGA
- a CDS encoding NADPH-dependent F420 reductase: MKIGIIGSGHIGDTAARLFVQAGHEVALSNSRGPQSLKERVQQLGPQARATTVEEAAAFGEVVLVAIPLKAYGSLPRAQLAGKIVIDAMNYYSQRDGELDFQGHTSSEFIARYLSGARLVKAFNTMWFKTLGEDGKPGAPLDERLVLFIAGDDAEAKQAVSRLIEQVGFAAVDTGTLAVGGKHQQPGAAVYNRPMRPPQAREVLATL, from the coding sequence ATGAAGATCGGCATCATCGGTTCAGGACACATCGGCGACACGGCAGCGCGTCTCTTCGTCCAGGCGGGCCACGAGGTGGCGCTCAGCAACTCGCGGGGTCCGCAGTCACTGAAGGAGCGGGTCCAGCAGCTCGGGCCCCAGGCGCGCGCCACCACCGTGGAGGAGGCGGCCGCGTTCGGCGAGGTGGTGCTCGTCGCGATCCCCCTCAAGGCCTATGGCTCGCTGCCGCGCGCCCAGCTCGCCGGGAAGATCGTCATCGACGCGATGAACTACTACTCGCAGCGCGATGGCGAGCTCGACTTCCAGGGCCACACCTCGAGCGAGTTCATCGCCCGGTACCTGTCCGGCGCTCGGCTGGTGAAGGCGTTCAACACCATGTGGTTCAAGACGCTGGGCGAGGACGGCAAGCCAGGCGCCCCGCTGGACGAGCGCCTGGTGCTGTTCATCGCCGGCGATGACGCCGAGGCCAAGCAGGCCGTGTCCAGGCTCATCGAGCAGGTCGGCTTCGCGGCGGTGGACACGGGCACGCTGGCGGTGGGCGGCAAGCACCAGCAGCCGGGCGCTGCCGTCTACAACCGGCCCATGCGGCCGCCCCAGGCCCGCGAGGTGCTCGCCACGCTGTAG
- a CDS encoding DUF4215 domain-containing protein gives MPGKSPRSALSKLILTSLLITLVGCVGDPPDGPHLDPGSGADGGPNGNPDGGPNGNPDGGPNGNPDGGPIPLGCGDRAIQAGEACDDGNKNGGDGCAADCKAIESGWFCDTAGASCIRNVCGDGRTGSTEACDDRNTTSNDGCSATCTIEAGWTCPPGGGRCNAARCGDGIIAGDEDCEDGDNPPTAGDGCSATCRLERGYKCETPGSPCVTTTCGDTVVEGTEQCDDGNNNMGDGCSPLCVREPVCNDGTCTAVCGDGVILPGDTTEQCDDGNLRPNDGCSPTCKYEPGFSCQTIEEQPPAFVEIPIVYRDFIGQDSQVTGNNLVHPDFNSKGGDDRGAVNTQLGANGKPVLARSSTGTITSAASFAQWYVDTQNVNKTVVSTLRLDRQQSGGAYQFSNNNFFPLDNLGWVASGHEKRLTNNHNFSFTSEVRYWFEYKGTEVLEFIGDDDVWVFINKKLAVDLGGVHGAQTGSVTLSQRADLGLTVGKVYEAVVFQAERHTTQSNYKLTLTNFVTRRTECKNTCGDGIVQAPEQCDNGTNTGGYGQCAPGCIYGPRCGDGVVQPEGGEDCDDGNTNNNDACSNVCQIIFG, from the coding sequence ATGCCTGGAAAGTCCCCTCGATCTGCTCTCTCAAAACTGATTCTGACTTCTCTTCTCATTACACTGGTGGGCTGCGTGGGAGATCCTCCCGACGGGCCTCATCTGGATCCGGGAAGCGGCGCGGATGGCGGGCCGAACGGGAACCCGGATGGTGGGCCGAACGGCAATCCGGATGGCGGCCCGAACGGCAATCCGGATGGCGGGCCCATTCCCCTGGGGTGTGGTGACCGGGCGATCCAGGCCGGCGAGGCCTGTGATGACGGCAACAAGAACGGCGGCGACGGCTGCGCGGCGGACTGCAAGGCCATCGAGTCCGGCTGGTTCTGCGACACGGCGGGCGCATCGTGCATCCGCAACGTGTGCGGCGACGGGCGCACCGGGTCGACGGAGGCGTGCGACGATCGCAACACCACCTCCAACGACGGCTGCAGCGCGACGTGCACCATCGAGGCGGGCTGGACGTGTCCGCCCGGCGGAGGCCGCTGCAACGCCGCCAGGTGCGGCGACGGCATCATCGCCGGTGACGAGGACTGCGAGGACGGGGACAACCCGCCTACCGCCGGAGATGGGTGCAGCGCCACCTGCCGTCTGGAGCGCGGCTACAAGTGCGAGACCCCCGGCTCGCCCTGTGTCACCACCACCTGCGGCGACACCGTGGTGGAGGGGACCGAGCAGTGCGACGACGGCAACAACAACATGGGCGATGGCTGCTCGCCGCTGTGCGTCCGTGAGCCCGTCTGCAACGATGGCACCTGCACGGCGGTGTGTGGAGACGGGGTGATCCTGCCCGGTGACACCACGGAGCAGTGCGACGACGGCAACCTGCGCCCCAACGATGGCTGCTCGCCCACGTGCAAGTACGAGCCGGGCTTCAGCTGTCAGACGATCGAGGAGCAGCCGCCGGCCTTCGTCGAGATCCCCATCGTGTACCGGGACTTCATCGGCCAGGACAGCCAGGTGACCGGTAACAACCTCGTGCACCCGGACTTCAACTCCAAGGGCGGCGATGATCGAGGCGCGGTCAATACCCAGCTCGGCGCGAACGGCAAGCCGGTCCTGGCTCGCTCCAGCACCGGCACCATCACGAGCGCGGCGTCCTTCGCGCAGTGGTACGTGGACACGCAGAACGTCAACAAGACCGTCGTCTCCACGCTGAGGCTGGACCGGCAGCAGAGCGGCGGCGCGTACCAGTTCTCGAACAACAACTTCTTCCCGCTCGACAACCTGGGCTGGGTGGCCTCCGGGCACGAGAAGCGCCTCACCAACAACCACAACTTCAGCTTCACCAGCGAGGTGCGCTACTGGTTCGAGTACAAGGGCACCGAGGTGCTGGAGTTCATCGGCGACGATGACGTCTGGGTGTTCATCAACAAGAAGCTGGCCGTGGACCTCGGCGGTGTCCACGGGGCGCAGACGGGCAGCGTCACGCTGTCGCAGCGGGCGGACCTGGGGCTCACGGTGGGCAAGGTCTACGAGGCCGTGGTGTTCCAGGCCGAGCGCCACACCACGCAGTCCAACTACAAGCTCACCCTCACCAACTTCGTCACCCGCCGCACCGAGTGCAAGAACACCTGCGGCGACGGCATCGTCCAGGCGCCCGAGCAGTGCGACAACGGGACGAACACCGGTGGCTACGGCCAGTGCGCCCCGGGCTGCATCTATGGGCCGCGCTGTGGTGACGGCGTCGTCCAGCCGGAGGGTGGCGAGGACTGCGACGACGGCAACACCAACAACAACGACGCCTGCAGCAACGTCTGCCAGATCATCTTCGGCTGA
- a CDS encoding TFIIB-type zinc ribbon-containing protein, with amino-acid sequence MRASFLNGLAREDCEACGAVWLESEFVAKVMGRAGSEALPRRAKGQPGECKGCSARLQYVPSCPECGRTAPTCPRCGSAPLAVLEAFGIKLDVCGGCGGVALDAGELEQLHETAAVHRDDGLDPSPQVQPAAPSRCATCERHLRPEHAFVWEGRAYCGSCAPADAAPFTAELTKARPSEQSNVGGDRLGDTATESALVWLFSRLFR; translated from the coding sequence ATGCGCGCCAGCTTTCTCAACGGGCTTGCGCGTGAGGACTGCGAGGCATGTGGCGCCGTCTGGCTCGAGAGTGAGTTCGTCGCGAAGGTGATGGGCCGCGCGGGCTCGGAGGCGCTGCCGCGGCGCGCGAAGGGGCAGCCCGGGGAGTGCAAGGGCTGCAGCGCCCGGCTCCAGTACGTGCCGAGCTGTCCCGAGTGCGGCCGCACGGCGCCCACGTGCCCTCGGTGTGGCAGCGCGCCGCTGGCCGTCCTGGAGGCGTTCGGCATCAAGCTGGACGTGTGCGGCGGGTGCGGCGGCGTGGCGCTGGATGCCGGCGAGCTGGAGCAGCTCCACGAGACCGCCGCGGTCCACCGAGACGACGGGCTGGACCCGAGCCCCCAGGTCCAACCCGCCGCGCCCTCTCGCTGCGCCACATGCGAGCGCCACCTCAGGCCCGAGCACGCCTTCGTCTGGGAGGGACGGGCCTACTGCGGAAGCTGTGCTCCCGCGGACGCAGCGCCCTTCACCGCGGAGCTGACGAAGGCGCGCCCCAGCGAGCAGTCGAACGTCGGTGGAGACCGGCTCGGCGACACCGCCACCGAGTCCGCCCTGGTGTGGCTGTTCTCCAGGCTCTTCCGCTGA
- a CDS encoding MJ1255/VC2487 family glycosyltransferase, with protein MRILYGVVGEGMGHATRSRVLLEELTREHEVHIVVSGRARDYLSKRFQNVHGIWGYTLAYEGNSVSKWQTLLQNLQGAVTGWPQNIRQYFELVEKFEPDVVVSDFESFSYMFGKMHRLPVISVDNMQIINRCKHEPELLAGWEDAYEATRAIVKAKLPGAFHYLVTTFFYPPVRKERTTLAPSILRPEILEARSEPGEHLLVYQTSTTNTQLPAILEQSGLPCRIYGLRRDITQDVVDGNLMYRPFSEKGFIDDLRTARAVVAGGGYTLMSEAVYLRKPLLSIPVEGQFEQVINALYLEKLGYGMYTKQLTLEALKEFLSRVPACQESLKGYAQEGNTKILAALREQLARAFEHRGHWRAEMSELD; from the coding sequence ATGCGAATCCTGTACGGTGTCGTTGGCGAGGGCATGGGACATGCGACGCGCTCGCGGGTGCTCCTGGAGGAACTGACCAGGGAGCACGAGGTCCACATCGTCGTCTCCGGCCGGGCGCGTGACTACCTCTCCAAGCGCTTCCAGAACGTGCACGGCATCTGGGGCTACACCCTGGCCTACGAAGGCAACTCGGTGAGCAAGTGGCAGACGCTCCTGCAGAACCTGCAGGGCGCGGTGACGGGCTGGCCGCAGAACATCCGTCAGTACTTCGAGCTGGTGGAGAAGTTCGAGCCGGACGTGGTGGTCAGCGACTTCGAGTCCTTCAGCTACATGTTCGGCAAGATGCACCGGCTGCCGGTGATCAGCGTGGACAACATGCAGATCATCAACCGCTGCAAACACGAGCCGGAGCTGCTGGCGGGCTGGGAGGACGCCTACGAGGCCACGCGGGCCATCGTGAAGGCGAAGCTGCCGGGGGCGTTCCACTACCTCGTCACCACGTTCTTCTATCCGCCGGTGCGCAAGGAGCGCACCACGCTGGCGCCCTCCATCCTCCGGCCGGAGATCCTCGAGGCCAGGTCCGAGCCCGGCGAGCACCTGCTGGTGTACCAGACGTCCACGACGAACACGCAGCTGCCGGCCATCCTCGAGCAGAGCGGGCTGCCGTGCCGCATCTACGGCCTGCGCCGGGACATCACCCAGGACGTGGTGGACGGCAACTTGATGTACCGGCCCTTCAGCGAGAAGGGCTTCATCGATGACCTGCGCACGGCGCGGGCGGTGGTGGCCGGCGGCGGCTACACGCTGATGAGCGAGGCGGTGTACCTGCGCAAGCCCCTGCTCTCCATCCCGGTGGAGGGGCAGTTCGAGCAGGTGATCAACGCGCTCTACCTGGAGAAGCTCGGGTACGGGATGTACACGAAGCAGCTCACGCTGGAGGCGCTCAAGGAGTTCCTGTCCCGCGTGCCGGCGTGCCAGGAGTCCCTGAAGGGCTACGCGCAGGAGGGCAACACGAAGATCCTCGCCGCCCTGCGCGAGCAGCTCGCCCGCGCCTTCGAGCACCGGGGCCACTGGCGCGCGGAGATGTCGGAGCTGGACTGA
- a CDS encoding LysR family transcriptional regulator: MQLESLKMFCDVVETGSFSRAAQLNHVTQSAVSQQIRALENRYEQKLLSRSARQVTPTPAGERLFRGCKEILARFAEVEAEIREQSTEVQGTSTVSTIYSVGLHELQSVQKQLLKTHPKVNMRLNYRRNDQVYDDVILGAAEIGIVAYPQPRAGVDILPFRDDKLAIVCAPGHSFASKAKVSLTALSGVPFIAFDREAPTRKALDRLFREKNLDLNPVMEMDNVETIKRAVEMGLGVAILPLSTCHAEVAVGSLVVKPFAEGPVSRPIGLLIRKGKYLDRASAAVLDAFKLAAQIEE, encoded by the coding sequence ATGCAGCTTGAATCCCTGAAGATGTTCTGTGACGTGGTGGAGACGGGCTCGTTCTCGCGCGCCGCGCAGCTCAACCACGTGACGCAGTCGGCGGTGAGCCAGCAGATCCGCGCGCTCGAGAACCGGTACGAGCAGAAGCTCCTGTCGCGCAGCGCGCGCCAGGTGACGCCCACCCCCGCGGGCGAGCGCCTGTTCCGGGGCTGCAAGGAGATCCTCGCCCGCTTCGCCGAGGTGGAGGCGGAGATCCGCGAGCAGTCCACCGAGGTGCAGGGCACCTCCACCGTGTCCACCATCTACTCGGTGGGCCTGCACGAGCTGCAGAGCGTGCAGAAGCAGCTTCTCAAGACGCACCCCAAGGTGAACATGCGCCTGAACTACCGGCGCAATGATCAGGTGTACGACGACGTCATCCTCGGGGCGGCGGAGATCGGCATCGTCGCCTACCCGCAGCCGCGCGCGGGCGTGGACATCCTCCCCTTCCGCGACGACAAGCTGGCGATCGTGTGCGCGCCCGGCCACTCCTTCGCCAGCAAGGCGAAGGTGAGCCTCACCGCCCTGTCCGGCGTGCCCTTCATCGCCTTCGATCGCGAGGCCCCCACGCGCAAGGCGCTGGACCGGCTCTTCCGCGAGAAGAACCTGGACCTCAACCCGGTGATGGAGATGGACAACGTCGAGACCATCAAGCGCGCGGTGGAGATGGGGCTCGGGGTGGCCATCCTCCCGCTGTCCACCTGCCACGCGGAGGTGGCGGTGGGCTCGCTGGTGGTGAAGCCGTTCGCGGAGGGGCCCGTGTCCCGGCCCATCGGCCTGCTCATCCGCAAGGGCAAGTACCTGGACCGCGCGTCCGCGGCGGTGCTCGACGCCTTCAAGCTGGCGGCGCAGATCGAGGAGTAG
- a CDS encoding isoaspartyl peptidase/L-asparaginase family protein, producing the protein MPALSVSLCRTRVLGVLMVLLPLLGCASRQAAERDEAALALEAPAPRKLQWGIVIHGGAGVIRRETLSAEKEAAYRAKLTEALQAGHAVLARGGSSLDAVGAAIRILEDSPLFNAGKGAVFSHEGRNELDASIMDGRTLRAGAVAGLHHVKNPIALARKVMENSPHVMMVGEGAEAFAREQGVELVPPEYFRTEERWEQLQRALEKEKASQGQPPSTLGPSRDPATGEEKFGTVGAVALDQEGNLAAGTSTGGMTNKRYGRVGDAPIIGAGTYASARCAVSSTGHGEYFIRYTVARDICARMEYQQLPLLESAHAVVMDVLVKAGGEGGVIAMDAHGNVAMPFNSPGMYRGYMGEDGTPFVAIFRE; encoded by the coding sequence ATGCCTGCTCTGTCTGTATCACTCTGTCGCACGCGCGTGCTCGGCGTGCTCATGGTCCTGCTGCCGCTGCTGGGGTGCGCCTCCCGGCAGGCCGCCGAGAGGGACGAGGCGGCCCTGGCGCTCGAGGCACCTGCGCCGCGCAAGCTCCAGTGGGGCATCGTCATCCACGGAGGCGCCGGCGTCATCCGCCGGGAGACGCTCTCGGCCGAGAAGGAGGCTGCCTACCGCGCGAAGCTCACCGAGGCGCTCCAGGCCGGGCACGCCGTCCTCGCGCGAGGCGGCTCCAGCCTGGATGCGGTGGGCGCCGCCATCCGCATCCTGGAGGACTCGCCCCTCTTCAACGCCGGCAAGGGCGCCGTCTTCAGCCACGAGGGCAGGAACGAGCTGGACGCCTCCATCATGGACGGCAGGACGTTGCGGGCGGGCGCTGTCGCGGGGCTCCATCACGTGAAGAACCCCATCGCGCTGGCGCGCAAGGTGATGGAGAACTCGCCGCACGTGATGATGGTGGGAGAGGGCGCGGAGGCCTTCGCCAGGGAGCAGGGCGTGGAGCTGGTGCCGCCCGAGTACTTCCGCACCGAGGAGCGATGGGAGCAGCTCCAGAGGGCGCTGGAGAAGGAGAAGGCCTCCCAGGGCCAGCCGCCCTCCACCCTGGGGCCGAGCCGGGATCCGGCCACCGGAGAGGAGAAGTTCGGCACGGTGGGCGCGGTGGCGCTCGATCAGGAGGGCAACCTGGCGGCGGGCACCTCCACGGGCGGCATGACGAACAAGCGCTATGGCCGCGTGGGGGACGCGCCCATCATCGGCGCCGGCACCTACGCCAGCGCGCGCTGCGCCGTCTCGTCCACGGGGCACGGCGAGTACTTCATCCGCTACACCGTGGCGCGCGACATCTGCGCTCGCATGGAGTACCAGCAGCTGCCGCTGCTGGAGTCCGCCCACGCCGTGGTGATGGACGTGCTGGTGAAGGCCGGCGGGGAGGGCGGCGTCATCGCCATGGACGCGCACGGCAACGTGGCCATGCCCTTCAACTCCCCCGGCATGTATCGCGGCTACATGGGCGAGGACGGCACGCCCTTCGTGGCCATCTTCCGGGAGTGA